A single window of Tiliqua scincoides isolate rTilSci1 chromosome 10, rTilSci1.hap2, whole genome shotgun sequence DNA harbors:
- the LOC136661027 gene encoding chemerin-like receptor 1 gives MENTGVPTNLTTPSNEHLVKNENFLWSIVNTVSIVAYSLVFVLGTTGNGLVIFITGFRMKRTVHTVWILNLAIADFTCSFFQLFNIVHVGLAFHWPFGSIMCKLNHTIVFLNLFASIYLLMVISIDRCIAVQCPVWAQNRRTPRLASFVVLGVWILALGLCSPHLYFKDIYYDGKANKSKCRSTYGTYDGGGTIYYALVLIRFIFGFIIPFIIIVVCYGAIVVKLRRDQLSESSKPFQVITAVIVAFFVCWFPFHIFYFLKVKTFYYPKKPVLVPIGLRLSYSLAFFNSCLNPILYFCMGHNFKEKLRCSFLSVLAKAFTEESNHSTTNTRSRSSAELESHSL, from the coding sequence ATGGAGAACACAGGTGTACCAACAAATCTTACTACCCCCAGTAATGAGCATCTGGTCAAGAATGAGAATTTCTTATGGAGCATAGTGAATACGGTCTCCATAGTAGCCTACAGCCTAGTCTTTGTGTTGGGGACCACTGGGAATGGGCTGGTGATTTTCATCACTGGCTTCCGAATGAAGAGGACGGTCCACACTGTCTGGATTCTCAACTTGGCCATCGCCGACTTCACCTGCAGCTTCTTCCAGTTGTTCAACATTGTCCATGTAGGCCTGGCATTTCATTGGCCATTTGGCTCCATCATGTGCAAGCTCAACCACACCATTGTTTTCCTCAATCTCTTTGCCAGCATTTACCTGCTGATGGTCATCAGCATCGACCGTTGTATTGCCGTGCAGTGCCCTGTGTGGGCTCAAAATCGCCGGACACCCCGACTGGCTTCCTTTGTGGTTTTGGGTGTTTGGATCCTGGCTTTGGGGTTGTGTTCTCCACATTTATACTTCAAGGATATTTACTATGATGGCAAGGCAAATAAATCTAAGTGCAGGAGCACTTATGGCACATATGATGGGGGAGGAACGATCTACTATGCTCTGGTTCTCATCCGATTCATCTTTGGTTTCATCatccccttcatcatcatcgttGTGTGCTACGGAGCAATTGTGGTGAAGCTCAGGAGGGACCAGTTGTCAGAATCCAGCAAGCCCTTCCAGGTCATCACTGCAGTGATTGTGGCCTTTTTTGTCTGTTGGTTCCCCTTTCATATCTTTTATTTCCTTAAAGTGAAAACTTTCTATTACCCCAAGAAGCCTGTTCTGGTGCCTATAGGTCTTCGCTTGTCATACAGTTTGGCTTTTTTCAACAGCTGCCTGAACCCCATCCTGTACTTCTGCATGGGCCACAATTTCAAGGAGAAGCTGAGATGCTCCTTCCTCTCGGTCCTTGCAAAAGCCTTCACTGAGGAGAGCAACCACAGCACCACAAACACGAGGAGCAGATCCTCTGCTGAGCTGGAGTCCCACAGCTTGTGA